A window of Flavobacterium flavigenum contains these coding sequences:
- a CDS encoding L,D-transpeptidase has protein sequence MKKLYYLANALLLLILALMVSCKKSDTITITENKKPKKTVEYKKPESTISYQFTKSKEWLKANEADSVKMNIVYALNRADKANLKKLDSLIVPSDFSGDLVYYLPFPLHVNALEGVSKIIIFSYPTQTFAAYENGELVRTGPTNMGRKADQTPAGLFFTNWKAEKTTSTFNDEWELKWNFNIENKLGVGFHQYELPGYPASHSCLRLLEKDAKYLYKFADEWILKDKENVKVKGTPVIVFGSYDFDGSKPWFQLTTDPKALNISEAEIEKETKPFIQKILENQTLRETEKNTASL, from the coding sequence ATGAAGAAGTTATATTACCTGGCAAACGCATTACTTTTATTGATTTTAGCTTTAATGGTTTCTTGCAAAAAAAGCGATACTATTACAATAACTGAAAATAAAAAACCGAAAAAAACTGTTGAATACAAAAAACCGGAATCAACTATTTCGTATCAGTTTACTAAATCTAAAGAATGGCTGAAAGCCAATGAAGCCGACAGTGTTAAAATGAATATTGTCTATGCTTTGAACAGAGCTGATAAAGCAAACCTTAAAAAACTGGATTCACTTATCGTTCCTTCAGATTTCAGTGGTGATTTGGTTTATTACCTTCCATTTCCTTTACATGTGAATGCCTTAGAAGGTGTTTCAAAAATCATTATATTCTCTTATCCAACGCAAACTTTTGCCGCTTATGAAAATGGTGAATTAGTTCGTACCGGTCCAACCAATATGGGAAGAAAGGCTGACCAAACTCCAGCAGGATTGTTTTTCACGAACTGGAAAGCGGAAAAGACAACCAGTACTTTTAATGATGAATGGGAACTTAAATGGAATTTTAACATTGAAAATAAACTAGGAGTTGGTTTTCATCAATATGAATTGCCTGGATATCCTGCTTCACATTCCTGTTTGCGTTTATTAGAAAAAGACGCTAAATATCTTTATAAATTCGCAGATGAATGGATATTAAAAGACAAAGAGAACGTAAAAGTGAAAGGAACCCCTGTAATTGTTTTTGGAAGTTATGATTTTGACGGATCTAAACCATGGTTTCAGTTAACAACTGACCCTAAGGCGTTAAATATCTCTGAAGCTGAAATTGAAAAGGAGACAAAACCTTTTATTCAGAAAATTTTAGAAAATCAAACTTTAAGAGAAACGGAAAAAAATACGGCTTCGCTATAG
- a CDS encoding NUDIX domain-containing protein: MRKNPEIEVTETKLLSDNWYVLNKVTFNYKKENQPVESHIREVYDRGNGAGILLYNSSKKTVILTRQFRLPTYLNGNKTGMMIEVCAGLLDKDNAENAIIRETEEETGYRLSKVQKVIETYMSPGSVTEILYLFVGEYDENMKVSEGGGLDAEQENIEVLEFTFDEAYAMIESGEITDAKTIMLLQYAKIKGLI; this comes from the coding sequence ATGAGAAAAAATCCGGAAATAGAAGTAACAGAAACCAAATTATTATCTGATAACTGGTATGTATTAAACAAAGTTACTTTTAATTATAAAAAAGAAAATCAGCCTGTAGAATCACACATTCGTGAAGTATACGACCGAGGTAATGGGGCTGGAATATTGTTGTACAATTCATCTAAAAAAACAGTTATTCTGACAAGGCAATTTCGATTGCCAACTTATCTAAACGGAAATAAAACCGGAATGATGATAGAAGTCTGTGCAGGGCTTTTAGACAAAGACAATGCAGAAAACGCTATTATTCGTGAAACGGAAGAAGAAACCGGATATCGTTTAAGCAAAGTTCAAAAAGTTATTGAAACGTACATGTCCCCGGGATCTGTAACGGAAATTTTATATCTTTTTGTCGGCGAATACGATGAAAACATGAAAGTAAGCGAAGGCGGAGGACTGGATGCTGAACAGGAAAACATAGAAGTCTTAGAATTTACTTTTGATGAGGCTTATGCGATGATTGAGTCCGGTGAGATTACTGATGCCAAAACTATTATGCTGTTGCAGTATGCTAAAATAAAAGGGTTGATTTAA